From the Oryza glaberrima chromosome 5, OglaRS2, whole genome shotgun sequence genome, one window contains:
- the LOC127772997 gene encoding CASP-like protein BLE3 — protein MAKVHRLMNAVLRLAAAAAAATAAVVMVTSRETTSFFGIQMEAKYSYTPSFIFFVVAYAVAAAYSLLVLAVPAGSALSRLALTTDVVLGMVLAGAVASAGAISDIAKNGNSHAGWLPVCGQIHAYCNHVMAALIAGFVALAVHFVVVMYSLHIVTDVICPCH, from the exons ATGGCGAAGGTGCACCGGCTGATGAACGCCGTGCTCCGGCTcgccgctgcggcggctgctgcaACGGCGGCGGTCGTCATGGTGACGAGCCGTGAGACCACCAGCTTCTTCGGCATTCAGATGGAGGCCAAGTACTCCTACACCCCATCTTTTAT CTTCTTCGTGGTGGCGTATGCCGTGGCGGCCGCGTATAGCCTGCTCGTCCTGGCCGTGCCGGCAGGGAGTGCCCTCTCCAGATTGGCGCTAACAACAGATGTG GTGTTGGGGATGGTGCTCGCCGGTGCCGTAGCCTCCGCCGGCGCCATATCGGACATCGCGAAGAACGGCAACTCGCACGCCGGGTGGCTGCCGGTGTGCGGGCAGATACACGCCTACTGCAACCACGTCATGGCGGCGCTCATCGCCGGCTTCGTCGCGCTGGCCGTCCACTTCGTCGTcgtcatgtactccctccacaTTGTCACCGATGTCATTTGCCCCTGCCATTAG
- the LOC127773180 gene encoding D-amino-acid transaminase, chloroplastic-like produces the protein MKGEEGHHDHVPVYESGSEVLQKLQEKWNSTKQQRYPAMYSSVVGGIILDPLMMVIPIDDHMVHRGHGVFDTAMLSNGYLYELDSHLDRLLLSASKAKISSPFSRETLRAILVQMTAASKCRNGSIKYWLSAGPGDFLLSPKGCTAPAFYAVVIASSATAAAAAAGGHPRLREGVRAITSTVPMKDPFFAAMKSVNYLANALAMAEAEERGAYASVWVDGDGGVAEGPMMNVAFVTGGGDLVVPAFDRVLSGCTARRVLALAPRLVDAGVLRSVGAARISAADARRCAEMMFVGSGLPLLPIVEWDGQPVGDGQVGKIALALSNMLCEDIKAGQDRVLVPYDQAS, from the exons ATGAAAG GGGAGGAAGGTCACCATGACCATGTCCCTGTCTACGAGTCAGGCTCCGAG GTGCTCCAAAAGCTTCAGGAGAAATGGAATTCCACCAAGCAGCAGCGATACCCAGCGATGTACTCCAGCGTCGTCGGCGGAATCATCCTCGATCCATTGATGATGGTCATCCCCATCGACGATCACATGGTCCACAGAGGCCATGGCGTCTTCGACACCGCCATGCTTTCCAACGG GTACCTGTATGAGCTGGATTCGCACTTGGATCGGCTGCTGCTATCTGCATCCAAAGCAAAGATCAGCTCTCCATTCTCCCGCGAAACACTTCGCGCCATTTTGGTGCAGATGACGGCTGCGTCCAAGTGCAGGAATGGCTCGATCAAGTACTGGCTCAGCGCCGGCCCCGGCGACTTCCTCCTCTCGCCCAAGGGCTGCACTGCGCCGGCGTTCTACGCCGTCGTCATCGCgtccagcgccaccgccgccgccgccgccgccggcgggcacCCGCGGCTCAGGGAGGGCGTGAGGGCGATCACGTCGACGGTGCCGATGAAGGACCCGTTCTTCGCCGCGATGAAGAGCGTCAACTACCTGGCGAACGCGCTGgccatggcggaggcggaggagcgcggcgcGTACGCGTCGGTGTGGGTGGACGGCGACGGGGGCGTGGCGGAGGGCCCGATGATGAACGTGGCGTTCgtcacgggcggcggcgacctggtgGTGCCGGCGTTCGACAGGGTCCTCAGCGGGTGCACGGCGAGGCGGGTGCTCGCGCTGGCGCCCAGGCTGGTGGACGCCGGCGTGCTCAGGAGTGTCGGCGCGGCGAggatctccgccgccgacgcgaggaGGTGCGCCGAGATGATGTTCGTCGGCAGCGGCCTCCCGTTGCTGCCCATCGTCGAATGGGACGGCCAGCCGGTTGGCGATG GTCAAGTGGGGAAAATTGCACTTGCCCTATCTAACATGCTTTGCGAAGACATCAAGGCCGGTCAAGATAGAGTACTTGTTCCTTATGATCAAGCGAGCTAG